One Rhizobiales bacterium GAS188 DNA window includes the following coding sequences:
- a CDS encoding NitT/TauT family transport system permease protein has protein sequence MRLFSKAAGLSGYRATGAVERRGFFPNQYDLAAIALILAGLVLVVAGGRQMTAPMAGLGIAPISLDPTNLPAYALRTVLRMFAGVIASLVFTFIFATAAAKSRKAEIVIIPALDILQSIPVLGFLTFTVTFFLGLFPESQLGGELAVIFAIFTAQAWNMAFSFYQSLRSVPHDLDEASRAFQLSGWQRFWRLEVPFATPGLVWNTMLSMSGAWFFIVASEAISVGDTTVKLPGIGAYLALAIDQADVQSVLYAVGAMAVVILLYDQLIFRPIVAWADKFRVETTASQARPSSWIYDLARRTRLVHTVTGPLSAALGAVSMARLPRLSLGSTKAAAGPAAKSAPRKSLAKLLDWAWIAVVLAVAAWGFWTIYHYVSETLTPSDLVTAVGLSFLTLLRVIALIALSTLIWVPIGVWIGLRPAWTERIQPLAQFLAAFPANVLYPIAVIVIVRFDLNPDIWLTLLIMLGAQWYILFNVIAGASVFPNDLKEAASVLGLRSWNWWRRVILPGIFPYYVTGALTASGGAWNASIVAEIVKWGDTTLKAKGIGAYIAQATSDGDFPRVVLGIAAMSIFVIVFNRLVWRRLYAFAAERTRLD, from the coding sequence ATGAGACTGTTCTCGAAAGCCGCCGGACTGTCGGGATATCGCGCGACCGGTGCCGTCGAGCGCCGCGGCTTCTTCCCCAATCAATATGATCTCGCCGCCATCGCGCTGATCCTCGCCGGGCTCGTGCTGGTGGTGGCCGGCGGGCGCCAGATGACCGCGCCGATGGCCGGGCTCGGCATCGCGCCGATCTCGCTTGATCCGACGAACCTGCCGGCCTATGCGCTGCGCACGGTGCTGCGCATGTTCGCCGGTGTCATCGCCTCGCTGGTCTTCACCTTCATCTTCGCGACCGCCGCGGCCAAGAGCCGCAAGGCCGAGATCGTCATCATCCCGGCGCTCGACATCCTGCAATCGATCCCGGTCCTCGGCTTCCTCACCTTCACGGTCACATTCTTCCTCGGCCTGTTCCCCGAGAGCCAGTTGGGCGGCGAGCTCGCCGTGATCTTCGCCATCTTCACAGCCCAGGCCTGGAACATGGCCTTCAGCTTCTACCAGTCGCTGCGCTCCGTGCCGCATGATCTCGATGAAGCGTCGCGAGCGTTCCAGCTGTCGGGCTGGCAGCGCTTCTGGCGGCTCGAAGTGCCCTTCGCCACGCCGGGCCTCGTCTGGAACACCATGCTGTCCATGTCGGGCGCCTGGTTCTTCATCGTCGCCTCTGAGGCGATCTCGGTCGGCGACACGACGGTCAAATTGCCCGGCATCGGCGCCTATCTCGCGCTCGCGATCGATCAGGCGGATGTTCAATCGGTCCTGTATGCGGTCGGCGCCATGGCGGTCGTGATCCTGCTTTACGACCAGTTGATCTTCCGCCCGATCGTCGCCTGGGCCGACAAGTTCCGGGTCGAGACGACGGCGAGCCAGGCGCGCCCGAGTTCCTGGATCTACGATCTCGCCAGGCGCACGCGCCTCGTCCACACCGTGACCGGGCCGTTGAGCGCGGCGCTGGGCGCCGTGTCGATGGCGCGCCTGCCGCGCCTCAGCCTCGGCTCGACGAAGGCTGCCGCAGGCCCCGCGGCGAAAAGCGCGCCGCGCAAGAGCCTCGCCAAGCTCCTCGACTGGGCGTGGATTGCCGTCGTGCTCGCGGTGGCCGCCTGGGGATTTTGGACCATCTACCACTATGTCAGCGAGACCCTGACGCCCTCGGACCTCGTCACGGCGGTCGGCCTGTCCTTTCTCACCTTGTTGCGCGTCATCGCCCTCATCGCGCTGTCGACGCTGATCTGGGTGCCGATCGGGGTCTGGATCGGATTGCGCCCAGCCTGGACCGAGCGCATCCAGCCGCTGGCGCAGTTCCTCGCCGCCTTTCCGGCCAATGTGCTCTACCCGATCGCCGTGATCGTGATCGTGCGCTTCGATCTCAACCCCGATATCTGGCTGACGCTCCTCATCATGCTGGGAGCGCAATGGTATATCCTCTTCAACGTCATTGCCGGGGCCAGCGTCTTCCCCAACGACCTCAAGGAGGCCGCCTCGGTGCTGGGGCTGCGCTCCTGGAACTGGTGGCGCCGGGTGATCCTGCCGGGTATCTTCCCCTATTACGTGACCGGGGCGCTGACCGCGTCAGGGGGGGCCTGGAATGCCAGCATCGTCGCCGAGATCGTCAAATGGGGCGACACGACGCTCAAGGCCAAGGGCATCGGCGCCTATATCGCGCAGGCGACGAGCGATGGCGATTTCCCGCGTGTCGTTCTCGGCATCGCGGCCATGTCCATCTTCGTCATCGTCTTCAACCGGCTCGTCTGGCGCCGGCTCTATGCCTTTGCTGCCGAACGCACGCGCCTCGATTGA
- a CDS encoding NitT/TauT family transport system ATP-binding protein, translating to MLMNPQTALRAPLIEVKGLRHLYHKGSTPDLVVLDGVEMTLREGEIVALLGRSGSGKSTLLRSIAGLIRPTDGSVTFAGTPVTGCCEGVSMVFQSFALFPWLTVQENVEIGLEARGVPAADRRKSALAAIDLIGLDGFENAYPKELSGGMRQRVGLARALVVHPQVLLMDEPFSALDVLTAETLRTDLIDLWTEGRMPIKSILMVTHNIEEAVLMCDRVLVFSSNPGRIAAEIKVELPRPRSRMEPAFRELVDRIYGIMTKRPVGKPAREGAFPGTGLGMSLKYVSSNTLAGLLETLEAKPYEGKADLPHLAQSLQMEIDDLFPIAETLQLLRFAELEEGDLRLTPAGRRFAHGEVDERKRLFAEHLVTYVPIAGHIRRVLDERPSHQAPATRFQEELEDYMSPEFAGETLHAVVAWGRYGEVYAYDEQAGAFSLENPA from the coding sequence ATGCTGATGAATCCGCAAACCGCCCTGCGCGCGCCGCTCATCGAGGTGAAGGGGTTGCGTCATCTCTACCATAAGGGCTCGACGCCCGATCTCGTGGTGCTCGACGGGGTGGAGATGACCTTGCGTGAAGGCGAGATCGTTGCGCTCCTCGGGCGCTCGGGCTCGGGCAAGTCGACGCTGCTGCGCTCGATCGCCGGTCTCATCAGGCCGACCGACGGCAGCGTCACCTTCGCCGGCACGCCGGTCACCGGCTGTTGCGAGGGCGTGTCGATGGTGTTCCAGTCCTTCGCCTTGTTCCCTTGGCTCACCGTGCAGGAGAATGTGGAAATCGGGCTCGAGGCGCGCGGCGTGCCGGCAGCCGATCGGCGCAAGAGCGCGCTGGCCGCCATCGATCTCATCGGCCTCGACGGTTTCGAGAACGCTTATCCCAAGGAGCTCTCGGGCGGCATGCGCCAGCGGGTCGGGTTGGCGCGCGCCCTCGTGGTGCACCCGCAAGTGCTGCTGATGGACGAGCCCTTCTCGGCGCTCGACGTGCTCACCGCCGAGACCTTGCGCACCGATCTCATCGATCTATGGACGGAAGGCCGGATGCCGATCAAGTCCATCCTGATGGTGACCCATAATATCGAGGAGGCGGTGCTGATGTGCGATCGCGTCCTGGTGTTCTCCTCGAACCCCGGACGGATCGCAGCGGAGATCAAGGTCGAGCTGCCGCGCCCCAGAAGCCGCATGGAGCCGGCCTTCCGCGAGCTCGTCGACCGCATCTACGGCATCATGACGAAACGCCCGGTCGGCAAGCCGGCACGTGAGGGCGCCTTCCCCGGCACCGGCCTCGGCATGTCGCTCAAATACGTCTCCAGCAACACCCTCGCAGGCCTCCTCGAGACGCTCGAAGCCAAGCCCTATGAGGGCAAGGCCGACCTCCCCCATCTCGCCCAGAGCCTGCAGATGGAGATCGACGATCTCTTTCCCATCGCCGAGACCTTGCAGCTCTTGCGCTTCGCCGAATTGGAGGAAGGCGATCTTCGCCTCACCCCGGCCGGGCGGCGCTTCGCCCATGGCGAGGTCGATGAGCGCAAGCGTCTGTTCGCCGAGCATCTCGTCACCTATGTGCCGATCGCCGGTCATATCAGGCGCGTGCTCGACGAGCGCCCGAGCCACCAGGCCCCGGCGACCCGCTTCCAGGAAGAGCTCGAAGATTACATGTCGCCCGAATTCGCCGGCGAAACCTTGCATGCGGTGGTCGCCTGGGGCCGCTATGGCGAGGTGTACGCCTATGACGAGCAGGCCGGAGCCTTCAGCCTCGAGAACCCCGCCTGA
- a CDS encoding Acetyltransferase involved in cellulose biosynthesis, CelD/BcsL family produces MLTAAGVEYDVRGWGQEVRTDEYSVAVAKSFADAERTLGMAGSLAAASPFQHRTWLGTWFETAGRHPHVVPLVASIRDEARGQLAMVLPLIELRQNGRILIEFADLGVTDYNAPLLGPAAPHCVAGARKLWAALKRHLPKADAIRLTKMPGVIAGRPNPLALLSASQPSSLHGNVLKLASYDEFKRDRGRTYRKELERSWRVFERLGGTEFRRVTDVESALGVLRRIEEQQERRIRGLGLPYILDTPDIANFYRELVIGGLGSGYTVMTVLLAGEEVVAALLGVRDSEVFSMVRISNAGEAWRSCSPGRLVITRTIEQLSAEGCGCFDFTIGDYEFKRRLGGERLKLFELTQARSWRGLPMAAEASLKGHLRRHPRLAKWSRQLFQRRAAGPRLMMAQS; encoded by the coding sequence ATGCTGACCGCCGCTGGCGTAGAGTACGATGTTCGAGGATGGGGTCAGGAGGTTCGCACCGACGAATATTCCGTCGCGGTGGCAAAGAGCTTCGCGGATGCGGAGAGGACGCTTGGCATGGCGGGGTCGCTCGCTGCGGCTTCGCCCTTCCAGCACCGCACCTGGCTTGGGACCTGGTTCGAGACGGCGGGCCGCCACCCTCACGTGGTTCCTCTCGTGGCCAGCATTCGTGACGAGGCGCGCGGCCAGCTCGCCATGGTGTTGCCCCTGATCGAGCTGCGCCAGAACGGGCGCATTCTGATCGAGTTCGCCGATCTCGGGGTGACCGATTACAACGCGCCGCTTCTCGGTCCGGCGGCGCCCCATTGCGTCGCAGGCGCGCGCAAGCTGTGGGCGGCGCTCAAGCGCCATCTGCCCAAGGCCGATGCGATCCGGTTGACCAAGATGCCGGGCGTGATCGCCGGACGCCCCAATCCGCTCGCGCTTCTGTCGGCAAGCCAGCCCTCGAGCCTGCATGGCAATGTGCTGAAACTCGCCTCCTATGACGAGTTCAAGCGCGACCGCGGCCGCACCTACCGCAAGGAGCTCGAACGGAGCTGGCGGGTCTTCGAGCGCCTGGGCGGCACGGAGTTCCGGCGTGTTACCGACGTCGAGAGCGCGCTCGGCGTGCTGCGGCGTATCGAGGAGCAGCAGGAGCGGCGTATCAGGGGGCTCGGCCTGCCCTATATCCTCGACACGCCCGATATCGCCAATTTCTACCGCGAGCTCGTGATCGGCGGCCTCGGCTCGGGCTATACGGTGATGACGGTGCTGCTTGCAGGCGAAGAAGTTGTCGCGGCACTATTGGGCGTGCGCGACAGCGAGGTGTTCTCGATGGTGCGCATCTCCAATGCCGGAGAGGCCTGGAGGTCATGCTCGCCCGGCCGGCTGGTGATCACCCGCACCATCGAGCAATTGAGCGCCGAGGGCTGCGGCTGTTTCGATTTCACCATCGGCGATTACGAGTTCAAGCGCCGGCTGGGCGGCGAGCGCCTGAAGCTGTTCGAGCTGACCCAGGCGAGATCCTGGCGCGGCCTACCGATGGCCGCCGAGGCGAGCCTGAAGGGGCATCTGCGCCGCCATCCCCGCTTGGCGAAGTGGTCGCGACAACTCTTCCAGCGCCGGGCGGCCGGGCCGAGGCTGATGATGGCGCAATCCTGA
- a CDS encoding Cupin-like domain-containing protein: protein MPTTSLPPEAKPIFTDWTERHAELFGNQPIRLAHELHRSPLFSRQELARLIEIYPKQHYSLVHMGAKGERRFWREGDIQGLSGEEVISAIEAGRMWLNLRRVKDVDPSYADLVEAIFQEWSQRMPGFSSFNHSAGILISSPKAQVYYHADLPGQALWQIIGSKRVYVYPPTAPFLTPKHLEGIALFGVEVDMPYEEWYDDHAVVLELEPGQMLHWPLNAPHRVENHDCLNVSMTLEYWSEDIRRSHIVTMGNAILRNRLGVTPKSRATSGPSFYAKAILQRALRDTSWVKKERSARRPVDFKLDRTRLGAILDIEATGSAG, encoded by the coding sequence ATGCCGACGACCAGCCTGCCCCCGGAAGCAAAGCCGATCTTCACCGACTGGACCGAGCGCCACGCCGAGCTCTTCGGCAACCAGCCGATCCGGCTCGCCCATGAGCTGCATCGCTCGCCGCTATTCTCACGCCAGGAATTGGCGCGCCTGATCGAGATCTATCCGAAGCAGCATTACAGCTTGGTGCATATGGGCGCGAAGGGCGAGCGGCGCTTCTGGCGCGAGGGCGATATCCAGGGCCTGAGCGGCGAGGAGGTCATCTCCGCCATCGAAGCCGGGCGCATGTGGCTCAATCTGCGCCGCGTCAAGGACGTCGATCCAAGCTATGCCGATCTCGTCGAGGCGATCTTCCAGGAATGGTCGCAGCGCATGCCGGGATTTTCGAGCTTCAACCACAGCGCCGGCATCCTGATCTCCTCACCCAAGGCGCAGGTCTATTATCATGCCGACTTGCCGGGTCAGGCCTTGTGGCAGATCATCGGCAGCAAGCGCGTCTATGTCTATCCGCCGACCGCGCCCTTCCTCACTCCCAAGCACCTCGAAGGCATCGCCCTGTTCGGCGTCGAGGTCGATATGCCCTATGAGGAGTGGTACGACGACCACGCCGTGGTGCTCGAGCTCGAGCCCGGCCAGATGCTGCACTGGCCGCTCAACGCGCCGCACCGGGTCGAGAACCATGACTGCCTGAACGTGTCGATGACGCTCGAATACTGGTCGGAGGATATCAGGCGTTCGCATATCGTCACCATGGGCAATGCCATTTTGCGCAATCGCCTCGGGGTGACGCCAAAGAGCCGCGCCACCAGCGGTCCGAGCTTCTACGCCAAGGCGATCCTGCAACGGGCGCTGCGCGACACGAGCTGGGTGAAGAAGGAGCGCAGTGCCCGCCGGCCGGTCGATTTCAAGCTCGACCGCACGAGGTTGGGCGCGATCCTCGACATCGAGGCGACAGGCTCGGCAGGCTGA
- a CDS encoding Undecaprenyl-phosphate glucose phosphotransferase: MYIDRHMLADTAATSPSPRALRGLSRQERPFLVWLFGRRSFLPHGQAGLLRSLLSFGACLTEMGAILASSIVVGLAYHVVFYGEAGVVGNYTEAGLVIGLLFAAPNASRSTYSIESLLSFPSGLRRAFTLWNVAFCAALGLGFMVKATADFSRGAVLLFYVCGFGSIVLARLLLVGVAREIAERGVAALRQVFLVGREADVETFRSRCESTTCGLRIVGASLLRDDGAKGDRSRREEELAEDIRLAVSVARFRRPEDVFIMLPWSDKETIERCIEAFLTVPASIHLDPEKILSRFEDLKISRLGPVLGLNLVREPLSVLEVLVKRLFDLVVSTVALILLAPIFLMIAILIKLDTPGPVFFVQRRYGFNQEPFPIFKFRSMTIGASEGEFQQATKNDARITAIGRFLRRWNFDELPQLLNVFLGEMSLVGPRPHAVPHDHAFQDRVALYARRHNVKPGITGWAQVNGLRGETATDETMRARVEHDLHYIDNWSFGFDLRIILMTVLSGKAYRNAY, encoded by the coding sequence GTGTATATCGATCGTCACATGCTCGCTGACACAGCGGCCACGTCGCCCTCGCCGCGCGCATTGCGCGGTCTGTCACGGCAAGAACGGCCATTCCTCGTCTGGCTGTTCGGGCGCAGAAGCTTCCTGCCGCACGGCCAGGCGGGCCTGTTGCGCTCGCTGTTGTCGTTTGGCGCCTGCCTGACCGAGATGGGGGCCATCCTCGCCTCCTCGATCGTGGTCGGCCTCGCCTATCACGTCGTCTTCTATGGAGAGGCCGGAGTCGTCGGCAATTACACCGAGGCCGGGCTGGTGATCGGCTTGCTGTTCGCGGCGCCGAACGCTTCCCGCTCCACCTATTCGATCGAGAGCCTCCTTTCCTTTCCGAGCGGATTGCGGCGCGCCTTCACCTTGTGGAATGTCGCCTTTTGCGCAGCTCTCGGTCTCGGCTTCATGGTCAAGGCCACCGCCGATTTCTCCCGCGGGGCGGTCCTGCTCTTCTATGTCTGCGGCTTCGGCTCGATCGTGCTGGCGCGCCTCCTGCTCGTCGGCGTGGCGCGCGAGATCGCCGAACGGGGTGTGGCGGCCTTGAGGCAAGTCTTCCTGGTCGGCCGCGAGGCGGATGTCGAAACCTTTCGTAGCCGTTGCGAGAGCACGACCTGCGGCCTGCGCATCGTGGGGGCGTCGCTCCTGCGCGATGACGGGGCGAAGGGCGATCGCTCGCGTCGCGAGGAAGAGCTTGCCGAGGATATCCGGCTCGCGGTCAGCGTCGCGCGTTTCCGGCGCCCAGAGGATGTCTTCATTATGCTGCCCTGGTCGGACAAGGAGACGATCGAGCGTTGCATCGAGGCCTTCCTGACCGTGCCGGCCTCCATCCATCTCGACCCGGAGAAGATCCTCAGCCGCTTCGAGGATCTGAAGATCTCCAGGCTCGGCCCGGTGCTCGGGCTCAATCTGGTGCGCGAGCCGCTTTCGGTACTGGAAGTGCTGGTGAAGCGCCTCTTCGACCTCGTGGTCTCGACGGTCGCGCTCATTCTGCTCGCGCCGATCTTTCTGATGATCGCGATCCTGATCAAGCTCGATACGCCGGGTCCGGTGTTCTTCGTGCAGCGCCGCTACGGCTTCAATCAGGAGCCTTTTCCGATCTTCAAGTTCCGCAGCATGACCATCGGCGCCTCGGAGGGCGAGTTCCAGCAGGCCACCAAGAACGATGCGCGCATCACCGCCATCGGCCGTTTCCTGCGGCGCTGGAACTTCGACGAGTTGCCGCAGCTCCTGAACGTCTTCCTGGGCGAAATGTCGCTCGTCGGCCCGCGTCCGCACGCCGTGCCCCATGACCATGCCTTCCAGGATCGGGTCGCGCTCTATGCGCGCCGCCACAACGTGAAGCCCGGCATCACGGGCTGGGCGCAAGTCAACGGGTTGCGCGGGGAGACCGCGACCGACGAGACGATGCGCGCTCGCGTCGAGCACGACCTCCACTACATCGACAATTGGTCCTTCGGGTTCGATCTGCGGATCATCCTGATGACCGTGCTGTCGGGAAAAGCCTATCGCAACGCCTATTGA
- a CDS encoding Predicted DNA-binding transcriptional regulator YafY, contains an HTH and WYL domains, giving the protein MRRADRLFEIIQILRRKKATRAVDLAALLEVSERTIYRDISDMVSRGVPIDGEAGVGYILRPGFDLPPLMFNENEIEALLLGARIVQSWADPELAAAAATVMDKVGAVSPDSLRRQLDLVRLWAPADHARDTIKIDQAALRHAIRDQRKIRFTYQDIDGQSTERVVRPLIMAFYGPVWLLAAWCELREGFRVFRIDRMSAFAPLEAKFDAAPGQTAQDFLKQDASRKMGPGRIPDGE; this is encoded by the coding sequence ATGCGCCGCGCTGATCGTCTTTTCGAAATCATACAGATATTGCGCCGGAAGAAGGCGACGAGAGCGGTCGATCTTGCCGCTCTCTTGGAGGTTTCCGAACGCACGATTTACCGAGACATCAGCGACATGGTTTCGAGAGGCGTCCCCATCGACGGAGAGGCGGGCGTTGGATACATCTTGCGGCCGGGCTTTGATTTGCCTCCACTCATGTTCAATGAGAACGAGATCGAAGCGTTGCTGTTGGGAGCGCGCATCGTGCAATCATGGGCCGATCCCGAACTCGCCGCAGCGGCGGCCACCGTGATGGACAAGGTCGGAGCCGTATCTCCGGACTCGTTACGTCGACAGCTCGATTTGGTGAGGCTGTGGGCACCGGCCGATCACGCCCGTGATACCATCAAAATCGATCAGGCGGCCCTGCGCCACGCCATCCGCGACCAACGCAAGATACGGTTCACATATCAGGACATCGATGGCCAATCGACCGAGCGTGTAGTCCGTCCTTTGATCATGGCGTTTTATGGCCCCGTCTGGTTGCTCGCTGCCTGGTGCGAACTCCGCGAGGGATTTCGCGTTTTCCGGATCGACCGAATGTCCGCTTTCGCGCCACTAGAAGCGAAATTCGACGCGGCACCGGGTCAGACGGCGCAGGATTTTTTGAAGCAGGATGCCTCCCGCAAAATGGGCCCAGGTCGGATCCCCGATGGCGAATAG
- a CDS encoding Metallo-beta-lactamase superfamily protein produces the protein MSETDIDRLFERLWSGEAAMEEWSAAIADGSANAISDDMIVVSTSYLFGNVTAIRTGDGLVLVDTGSRESAKDTLGVIRRWDKSPINTVIYTHGHIDHTWGARLLDEEADANGVARPRIVAHRNVLDRFRRYDQSQDLNSLIMGRQFNTPGYVFPGEHRRPDAVYDEEHSLTVGGLRLDLAHGRGETDDATYVFLPRKQILISGDFVIWVFPNAGNPRKVQRFAPDWASALRRMQALGPRLLVPGHGPVISGAARVARMLDDGASALESLVKQALELMSKGHTLNSVLQQVHAPQELLAKPYLLPKYDDPAFVVRSIWHQYAGWFDGNPAHLKPAAERELGEEIAMLAGGVGALTRRAEALARTGRTQLAAHVIEFAAAASPDNKEVHRVRAEIYADCVEAETSLIGKAILSVSERESEERLKS, from the coding sequence ATGAGCGAGACGGACATCGACCGCCTCTTCGAACGGCTCTGGAGCGGCGAAGCCGCGATGGAGGAATGGAGCGCAGCGATTGCCGATGGCTCGGCCAACGCAATTTCAGACGACATGATCGTCGTCTCGACCAGCTACCTCTTCGGGAACGTCACCGCGATTCGGACGGGTGACGGGTTGGTTCTGGTGGACACCGGCAGCCGAGAGAGCGCGAAGGACACGCTCGGTGTGATCCGCCGCTGGGACAAGAGCCCGATCAACACCGTCATCTACACGCACGGCCACATCGATCACACTTGGGGCGCTCGGCTTTTGGACGAGGAGGCAGATGCAAATGGTGTTGCGCGCCCGCGAATTGTTGCGCACCGGAACGTCCTGGATCGTTTCCGGCGCTATGACCAGTCGCAGGACCTCAACAGTCTCATCATGGGGCGGCAGTTCAACACGCCCGGTTACGTTTTTCCCGGAGAGCATCGACGCCCGGACGCAGTCTACGACGAGGAACATAGCCTTACTGTCGGCGGGCTCCGCCTCGATCTGGCTCATGGACGCGGAGAAACCGACGACGCGACTTATGTCTTTCTTCCCCGGAAGCAGATTTTGATCAGCGGCGACTTCGTCATCTGGGTGTTCCCGAATGCCGGCAACCCTCGCAAGGTCCAGCGGTTCGCGCCGGACTGGGCTTCGGCGCTCCGGCGGATGCAGGCACTCGGTCCCCGACTATTGGTGCCAGGCCACGGGCCCGTGATTTCTGGTGCCGCGCGCGTGGCTCGGATGCTGGATGACGGGGCTAGCGCGTTGGAAAGCCTGGTCAAGCAGGCGCTCGAACTCATGAGCAAGGGGCACACCCTGAATTCGGTCCTCCAACAAGTCCATGCGCCCCAAGAACTCCTCGCCAAACCCTATCTGCTGCCGAAATACGACGATCCCGCGTTTGTCGTGCGAAGCATCTGGCACCAGTACGCAGGCTGGTTTGACGGGAATCCGGCCCATCTGAAGCCCGCTGCCGAGCGTGAACTGGGCGAGGAGATCGCCATGCTTGCCGGCGGTGTCGGAGCGTTGACGCGGCGCGCGGAAGCACTTGCCAGAACGGGCCGGACGCAGCTCGCCGCCCATGTGATCGAATTCGCCGCAGCAGCCTCGCCGGACAATAAGGAGGTTCATCGCGTGCGAGCGGAAATCTATGCCGATTGTGTGGAAGCGGAGACCTCCTTGATCGGGAAGGCGATCCTGTCAGTCTCAGAACGCGAGTCGGAAGAGCGTTTGAAGTCGTAA
- a CDS encoding Endo-1,4-beta-xylanase, GH35 family, with amino-acid sequence MMAVPGVQSGGDVIHEVMGGEAAGEARGGRRRPTRRACLAGLAGLGLAPAAAQGASFCSDATEASERPFSSAVALGAISSRVAWGVKLEAPGIYDQALVDAIAAEKPQFLVVGSGLKFGNLHPQSMSFEGKADGKIFHTWYECDDIVAIAAKLGIPVRGDCLAWNDWLPDWLTTIAGARATGWQDMLKGGYEAHFRSVFSHFDDLSAKAGRKVMRWCGLVNEPFDPWAASGGRPGWRKGLWLDAFGLEADGVPGYIGRAFELAERFDSSSSTALFVNETNCDNDRFGPIVRPAMLRLVEVLQRSGRKVDAVGLECHLMPQWMSDPHQPDWRPFVAFLKDLSARGVEIYLTELDVNDCSMRETAQRDRLVADYMRSFVAAALQVPAVTMVSNWDLSDKYSWLRENGSPSAVYPSLGRWANCVSEPPCPRPTIYDQAMRPKAARRGLAEALSRAP; translated from the coding sequence ATGATGGCCGTTCCTGGCGTGCAATCGGGAGGTGACGTCATTCACGAGGTGATGGGTGGAGAAGCGGCCGGCGAAGCTCGCGGAGGCCGGCGGCGGCCCACGCGCCGCGCCTGCCTCGCGGGGCTTGCCGGCCTGGGACTGGCTCCCGCTGCGGCGCAGGGCGCGAGCTTCTGCAGCGACGCGACCGAAGCGTCGGAGCGGCCGTTTTCTTCCGCGGTGGCGCTCGGCGCCATCAGCAGCCGCGTGGCCTGGGGCGTGAAGCTCGAAGCTCCAGGCATTTATGACCAGGCGCTGGTCGATGCGATCGCTGCCGAAAAGCCGCAATTCCTGGTGGTCGGCAGCGGCCTGAAGTTCGGAAACCTTCATCCGCAATCGATGAGCTTCGAAGGGAAGGCGGACGGGAAGATCTTCCACACCTGGTACGAGTGCGACGACATCGTCGCGATCGCCGCGAAGCTCGGCATCCCGGTGCGGGGCGATTGCCTGGCTTGGAACGATTGGCTGCCGGATTGGCTCACCACTATCGCGGGCGCGCGGGCGACCGGCTGGCAGGATATGCTCAAGGGGGGTTACGAAGCCCATTTCCGGAGCGTCTTTTCGCATTTCGACGACCTCTCGGCGAAGGCCGGCCGAAAAGTGATGCGCTGGTGCGGGCTCGTCAACGAGCCCTTCGATCCTTGGGCTGCGAGCGGCGGACGGCCGGGATGGCGCAAGGGCCTGTGGCTCGATGCCTTCGGCCTGGAAGCCGATGGCGTGCCGGGCTATATCGGCCGGGCTTTCGAGCTGGCCGAGCGCTTCGACAGCTCATCGTCCACCGCTCTCTTCGTCAATGAGACGAATTGCGACAATGATCGCTTCGGGCCGATCGTCCGGCCCGCCATGTTGCGCCTCGTCGAGGTGCTGCAGCGCTCCGGCCGGAAGGTGGATGCGGTCGGCCTCGAATGCCATCTCATGCCGCAATGGATGAGCGATCCGCATCAGCCGGATTGGCGCCCCTTCGTCGCCTTCCTGAAGGATCTTTCGGCGCGGGGTGTCGAGATCTATCTCACCGAGCTCGACGTCAACGACTGCTCCATGCGCGAGACCGCGCAACGCGACAGGCTGGTCGCCGATTATATGCGCTCCTTCGTTGCGGCGGCGCTGCAGGTGCCGGCCGTCACCATGGTCTCGAATTGGGACCTCTCTGACAAATATTCCTGGCTGCGGGAAAACGGCTCGCCTTCGGCCGTCTATCCTTCGCTCGGCCGTTGGGCCAACTGCGTCAGCGAGCCTCCGTGCCCGCGACCGACGATCTATGATCAGGCCATGCGTCCGAAGGCGGCAAGGCGCGGTCTCGCGGAGGCCCTCTCCCGCGCGCCCTGA